The following proteins are encoded in a genomic region of Mycolicibacterium confluentis:
- a CDS encoding GltB/FmdC/FwdC-like GXGXG domain-containing protein, whose product MDALSTQFDLHITPLRDVNAALHAPGVSGEFVIDNPAGAHNVAVGLNAPVTVTVNGHVGYYAAGMNQHADITIDGNAGTGVAENMMSGTVWVKGNASQSAGATAHGGLLVIEGDAAARCGISMKGVDIVVGGNIGHMSAFMAQAGTLVVRGDAGEALGDSIYEARLYVRGEVASLGADCVAKEMRAEHHEELARLLKAAGFGDDDTSAYTRYGSARQLYHFHVDNAASY is encoded by the coding sequence ATGGACGCGCTGAGCACGCAATTCGACCTGCACATCACACCACTGCGGGACGTCAACGCCGCCCTGCACGCCCCCGGTGTGTCCGGCGAGTTCGTCATCGACAACCCCGCCGGCGCCCACAACGTCGCGGTCGGCCTCAACGCACCCGTCACCGTCACCGTCAACGGGCACGTCGGCTACTACGCGGCCGGCATGAACCAGCACGCCGACATCACCATCGACGGCAACGCGGGCACCGGTGTCGCCGAGAACATGATGAGCGGCACGGTGTGGGTCAAGGGCAACGCGTCCCAGTCCGCGGGCGCCACGGCGCACGGCGGTCTGCTGGTGATCGAAGGCGATGCCGCTGCGCGGTGCGGGATCTCGATGAAGGGCGTCGACATCGTGGTGGGCGGCAACATCGGGCACATGAGCGCGTTCATGGCGCAGGCCGGCACCCTGGTGGTCCGCGGTGACGCCGGTGAGGCGCTCGGTGACTCGATCTACGAGGCCCGCCTGTACGTCCGCGGCGAGGTCGCCTCGCTGGGCGCGGACTGCGTCGCCAAGGAGATGCGCGCCGAACACCACGAGGAACTCGCCCGACTGCTCAAAGCCGCCGGCTTCGGCGACGACGACACCTCGGCCTACACCCGCTACGGCTCGGCCCGTCAGCTGTACCACTTCCACGTCGACAACGCCGCGTCCTACTAG
- a CDS encoding class II glutamine amidotransferase domain-containing protein, with protein sequence MCGIVGLHLRSPDLHPQLGALLTGMLCEMADRGSDSAGVAVYGNAAWCPPGRNCVSVLELSAAPDEIAAALGGDVEVRALGETLLVTGTAPVEALQSAVLAAYPDALISGFGADVAVLKGVGHPRDLTAAWGLAEATGWQGVGHTRMATESAVTPSGAHPYAVGPDQCLVHNGSFANHATIRRELRRAGVVFDSENDTEVGARFVAQQLANGRDVETALKELCATFDGFYTLLVSNSDSFAVVRDAIACKPAVIAETDDWVAMASEYRALAGLPGVERAAIWEPEPEVVYAWTR encoded by the coding sequence ATGTGTGGGATCGTGGGGCTGCATCTGCGCAGCCCGGACCTTCACCCCCAGCTCGGGGCGCTGCTGACGGGCATGTTGTGCGAGATGGCAGACCGCGGCAGCGATTCCGCGGGCGTGGCGGTCTACGGCAACGCCGCGTGGTGCCCGCCGGGCCGAAACTGCGTGTCGGTGCTCGAACTGAGTGCAGCGCCCGACGAGATCGCTGCGGCTCTCGGCGGCGACGTCGAGGTCCGAGCGCTCGGCGAGACCCTCCTGGTCACCGGAACCGCACCGGTCGAAGCGCTGCAGTCCGCGGTGCTCGCGGCGTACCCCGACGCACTGATCTCCGGATTCGGCGCCGACGTCGCGGTGCTCAAGGGCGTCGGACACCCCCGCGACCTGACCGCGGCGTGGGGCCTGGCCGAGGCCACCGGATGGCAGGGCGTCGGCCACACCCGGATGGCCACCGAATCCGCGGTGACGCCGTCGGGCGCGCATCCCTACGCGGTCGGCCCCGACCAGTGCCTGGTGCACAACGGATCATTCGCCAACCACGCCACCATCCGGCGCGAACTGCGCCGCGCTGGTGTGGTTTTCGACAGCGAGAACGACACCGAGGTTGGTGCGCGGTTCGTCGCGCAGCAGTTGGCCAACGGGCGCGACGTCGAGACCGCACTCAAGGAACTGTGCGCGACGTTCGACGGGTTCTACACGCTTCTGGTGTCCAACAGTGACTCGTTCGCCGTTGTGCGCGACGCCATCGCCTGCAAACCCGCCGTCATCGCCGAGACCGACGACTGGGTCGCGATGGCCAGCGAATACCGCGCGCTGGCCGGCCTGCCCGGCGTCGAGCGCGCCGCGATCTGGGAACCCGAACCGGAGGTGGTCTACGCATGGACGCGCTGA
- the glnT gene encoding type III glutamate--ammonia ligase, protein MMATKSELAALAEQAGTRFLLALFVDLRGKPCAKLVPVEAVEQLATEGVGFAGYAVGAMGQEPKDPDLMAIPDPSSFTPVPFIKEGLAIVHCDPHVEGQPWRFAPRVILKSLVQRAADAGFEPWVGAEVEYFLLKRNPDGSLRTADADDTAAQPCYDARGVTRMYEHLTTISAAMNTLGWSNYANDHEDGNGQFEQNFEYAEALVTADRVVTLRYLLSMIAAERGMVATFMPKPFGDRTGSGLHFHMSLTSAGQPVFPTDSDDTKGLGLSDTAYAFVGGILDHACALQAVIGPTVNSYKRTGALSTASGASWAPRQPSYGGNDRTHYIRIPDNQRIELRGADGAANPYLAIAAALGAGLDGIKRSADPGTVGAVQGRTALPPTLLHAVDALETDSVVTGVLDAVGPGVSEYFANLKRDEFFAYHSAVSAWEVDQYLTAF, encoded by the coding sequence ATGATGGCCACCAAGAGTGAACTCGCCGCTCTCGCCGAGCAGGCCGGCACCCGGTTCCTGCTCGCGTTGTTTGTCGATCTGCGCGGAAAGCCCTGCGCCAAGCTGGTTCCCGTCGAGGCGGTCGAGCAGTTGGCAACCGAGGGTGTGGGCTTCGCGGGCTACGCCGTCGGCGCCATGGGTCAAGAGCCCAAGGATCCCGACCTGATGGCGATCCCGGATCCGAGTTCATTCACGCCTGTCCCCTTCATCAAAGAGGGCCTGGCGATCGTGCACTGCGACCCGCACGTCGAAGGCCAGCCGTGGCGCTTCGCGCCCCGTGTCATCCTCAAGTCCCTCGTCCAACGCGCGGCCGACGCCGGCTTCGAACCCTGGGTGGGCGCCGAGGTCGAATACTTCCTGCTCAAGCGCAACCCCGACGGCAGCCTGCGCACGGCCGACGCCGACGACACCGCGGCCCAACCCTGTTATGACGCACGCGGCGTCACCCGGATGTACGAGCACCTGACCACCATCTCGGCCGCCATGAACACCCTGGGCTGGTCCAACTACGCCAACGACCACGAGGACGGCAACGGCCAGTTCGAGCAGAACTTCGAGTACGCCGAGGCGCTGGTCACCGCGGACCGCGTCGTCACGCTGCGCTACCTGCTGTCGATGATCGCTGCCGAACGCGGCATGGTCGCGACGTTCATGCCCAAACCGTTCGGTGACCGCACGGGCAGCGGCCTGCACTTCCACATGTCGCTGACCAGCGCGGGACAACCCGTCTTCCCCACCGACTCGGATGACACCAAGGGCCTCGGACTGTCCGACACCGCTTACGCATTCGTCGGCGGCATCCTCGACCACGCCTGCGCTCTGCAGGCTGTGATCGGCCCAACGGTCAACTCCTACAAGCGCACTGGCGCTCTCAGCACGGCATCAGGCGCCTCGTGGGCGCCGCGCCAACCCTCTTACGGCGGCAACGATCGCACGCACTACATCCGGATCCCGGACAACCAGCGCATCGAACTGCGCGGCGCCGACGGCGCGGCCAACCCGTATCTCGCGATCGCCGCCGCACTGGGCGCCGGACTCGACGGCATCAAGCGCAGCGCCGATCCGGGCACTGTCGGAGCGGTCCAGGGTCGCACGGCGCTGCCGCCGACGCTGTTGCACGCGGTCGACGCTCTGGAGACCGACTCGGTGGTGACCGGCGTGCTCGACGCCGTCGGACCGGGCGTCTCCGAGTACTTCGCCAACCTCAAACGCGACGAGTTCTTCGCCTACCACAGCGCGGTCAGCGCCTGGGAAGTCGACCAGTACCTCACCGCCTTCTGA
- a CDS encoding ammonium transporter, protein MDTGTTAFMLCCIIGLTLMIPGLALFYGGMVSVKSSTNMMMMTFGAASLVGVLWVLFGFSMTFGTSSGGLVGNITEFAGMKDLLEPMTTVDGLPVSLFALFQALFAAITVALISGAVADRMKFGSWMLFAGLWAVLVYFPVAHWVFAFDGVVTEDSMGGWIANKLGAIDFAGGTAVHINAGIAALAVAIVLGKSLSWGSDRKPHNVPLTLLGAGMLWAGWYAFNGGSALAAGNSAAIVMVTTFVTTCAAVLGWLAVEKLRTGHVTGVGAASGAITGLVAITPACGAVTPVGAIILGLVAGAVCPYAVALKSKFGYDDTLDVVGVHLVGGLIGTLMVGVLASESMPNATNGLLYGGGFGQLWKQAIAAGAVILYSFVVAFAIAFVLKKTIGIRVAPEDEEKGIDAKFHKDGSYELEFA, encoded by the coding sequence ATGGACACAGGCACCACTGCTTTCATGCTGTGTTGCATCATCGGCCTCACGCTGATGATCCCCGGCCTGGCGTTGTTCTACGGCGGCATGGTTTCGGTGAAGAGTTCCACCAACATGATGATGATGACCTTCGGCGCGGCCTCTCTGGTTGGCGTGCTGTGGGTCCTGTTCGGGTTCTCGATGACGTTCGGGACCTCGTCTGGCGGTCTGGTCGGCAACATCACCGAGTTCGCCGGGATGAAGGACCTTCTGGAGCCGATGACCACGGTCGACGGCCTTCCGGTCAGCCTGTTCGCGTTGTTCCAGGCGCTGTTCGCGGCGATCACCGTGGCCCTGATCTCCGGCGCGGTGGCCGACCGGATGAAGTTCGGTTCGTGGATGCTGTTCGCGGGCCTGTGGGCCGTGTTGGTGTATTTCCCGGTGGCGCACTGGGTGTTCGCATTCGACGGGGTGGTCACCGAGGACTCGATGGGCGGGTGGATCGCCAACAAGCTCGGGGCCATCGACTTCGCCGGCGGCACCGCGGTGCACATCAACGCCGGCATCGCGGCGCTCGCGGTGGCGATTGTGCTCGGAAAGTCGCTCAGCTGGGGTAGTGACCGCAAGCCGCACAACGTGCCGCTGACCCTGCTGGGCGCCGGGATGCTGTGGGCTGGCTGGTACGCGTTCAACGGTGGATCCGCTCTGGCAGCGGGTAATTCGGCCGCGATCGTCATGGTCACGACGTTCGTCACGACCTGCGCGGCCGTGCTCGGCTGGCTGGCCGTGGAGAAACTGAGGACCGGCCACGTGACCGGTGTCGGTGCGGCGTCGGGTGCCATCACGGGCCTGGTCGCCATCACTCCGGCGTGCGGTGCGGTCACGCCGGTCGGTGCGATCATCCTGGGCCTCGTTGCTGGTGCGGTGTGCCCGTACGCCGTGGCGTTGAAGTCGAAGTTCGGCTACGACGACACCCTCGACGTCGTGGGCGTCCACCTGGTCGGCGGCCTGATCGGCACGCTCATGGTCGGCGTGCTGGCCAGCGAGTCGATGCCCAACGCCACCAACGGTCTGCTCTACGGCGGCGGGTTCGGTCAGTTGTGGAAGCAGGCGATCGCCGCCGGTGCCGTCATCCTCTACTCGTTCGTCGTCGCGTTCGCGATCGCCTTCGTGCTCAAGAAGACGATCGGCATTCGGGTGGCTCCAGAGGACGAGGAGAAGGGCATCGACGCGAAGTTCCACAAGGACGGCTCGTACGAACTTGAGTTCGCCTGA
- a CDS encoding aspartate kinase, translating into MALVVQKYGGSSVADAERIRRVAERIVETKKAGNDVVVVVSAMGDTTDDLLDLAKQVSPAPPVREMDMLLTAGERISNALVAMAIESLGAQARSFTGSQAGVITTGTHGNAKIIDVNPGRLRQALDEGQIVLVAGFQGVSQDTKDVTTLGRGGSDTTAVAVAAALGADVCEIYTDVDGVFTADPRIVPNAHRLDTVSFEEMLEMAAAGAKVLMLRCVEYARRFNLPIHVRSSYTDKPGTLVQGSMEDIPMEDAILTGVAHDRSEAKVTVTGVPDVPGYAAKVFRAVADADVNIDMVLQNISKVEDGKTDITFTCSRESAPGAVEKLTSLQGEIGFTRVLFDDHIGKVSLIGAGMRSHPGVTATFCEALAEAGINIDLISTSEIRISVLIKDTELDKAVAVLHEAFGLGGDEEAVVYAGTGR; encoded by the coding sequence GTGGCGCTCGTCGTGCAGAAATACGGCGGATCCTCCGTGGCCGATGCCGAACGCATCCGTCGCGTGGCCGAGCGCATTGTCGAAACCAAAAAGGCCGGCAACGATGTCGTCGTCGTGGTCTCGGCCATGGGCGACACCACAGACGACCTTCTTGACCTGGCCAAACAGGTCTCACCGGCGCCGCCGGTGCGCGAAATGGACATGCTGCTGACCGCCGGGGAGCGAATCTCCAACGCGCTGGTCGCCATGGCCATCGAGTCGCTGGGCGCCCAGGCCCGGTCCTTCACCGGATCGCAGGCTGGCGTCATCACGACCGGTACGCACGGCAACGCCAAGATCATCGACGTGAACCCCGGCCGCCTGCGTCAGGCCCTCGACGAGGGTCAGATCGTGCTGGTGGCGGGCTTCCAGGGTGTGAGTCAGGACACCAAGGACGTCACCACCCTGGGCCGCGGCGGTTCGGACACCACCGCCGTCGCCGTGGCCGCGGCACTGGGGGCCGACGTCTGCGAGATCTACACCGACGTCGACGGCGTCTTCACCGCCGACCCGCGCATCGTGCCGAACGCCCACCGCCTGGACACCGTGTCCTTCGAGGAGATGCTCGAGATGGCCGCGGCGGGCGCCAAGGTGCTGATGCTGCGCTGCGTGGAGTACGCGCGCCGATTCAACCTGCCGATTCATGTCCGTTCGTCGTACACGGACAAGCCCGGCACCCTCGTCCAAGGATCGATGGAGGACATCCCGATGGAAGACGCGATTCTGACCGGAGTGGCCCACGACCGCAGCGAGGCCAAGGTCACCGTGACCGGAGTGCCCGATGTGCCCGGTTACGCCGCCAAGGTGTTCCGCGCGGTCGCCGACGCCGACGTCAACATCGACATGGTGCTGCAGAACATCTCCAAGGTGGAGGACGGCAAGACCGACATCACCTTCACCTGCTCGCGGGAGAGCGCGCCAGGCGCCGTCGAGAAGCTGACCTCGCTGCAGGGCGAAATCGGTTTCACCCGTGTGCTTTTCGACGATCACATCGGCAAGGTCTCGCTGATCGGCGCCGGTATGCGTTCGCACCCAGGCGTCACCGCCACCTTCTGTGAGGCGCTGGCCGAGGCCGGCATCAACATCGACCTGATCTCGACGTCGGAGATCCGGATCTCGGTGCTGATCAAGGACACGGAATTGGACAAGGCTGTTGCCGTGTTGCACGAGGCATTCGGCCTCGGCGGCGACGAAGAGGCCGTCGTCTATGCGGGAACGGGACGGTAA
- a CDS encoding aspartate-semialdehyde dehydrogenase, whose protein sequence is MVNIGVVGATGQVGQVMRALLEQREFPATSVRFFASARSEGRKLTYRGQEIEVENSETADPSGLDIALFSAGATMSRVQAPRFAAAGAVVIDNSSAWRKDPDVPLVVSEVNFARDAHNRPKGIIANPNCTTMAAMPVLKPLHEEAGLTRLIVSSYQAVSGTGLAGVEELASQARAVIDGVEQLVHDGSALDFPAPVKYVAPIAFNVVPLAGSLVDDGSGETDEDQKLRNESRKILGIPELAVSGTCVRVPVFTGHSLSINAEFAQPLSAQRAKELLADAPGVKLVDVPTPLDAAGGDESLVGRIRQDPGVPDGRGLALFVSGDNLRKGAALNTIQIAELLAQSL, encoded by the coding sequence ATGGTCAACATCGGCGTAGTGGGTGCGACCGGTCAGGTCGGCCAGGTGATGCGCGCCCTGCTGGAGCAGCGCGAGTTCCCCGCCACCTCCGTGCGATTCTTCGCCTCCGCGCGGTCTGAGGGCAGGAAGCTGACATACCGCGGCCAGGAGATCGAGGTCGAGAACAGCGAGACCGCGGACCCGTCCGGGCTGGACATCGCCTTGTTCTCCGCCGGCGCCACCATGTCGCGTGTGCAGGCTCCGCGGTTCGCGGCGGCAGGCGCGGTGGTCATCGACAACTCGTCGGCCTGGCGCAAGGATCCCGACGTCCCCCTGGTCGTCAGCGAGGTCAACTTCGCCCGCGACGCCCACAACCGACCGAAGGGCATCATCGCCAACCCGAACTGCACCACCATGGCCGCGATGCCGGTCCTCAAGCCGTTGCACGAGGAGGCCGGCCTGACCCGGCTGATCGTGTCGAGCTATCAGGCGGTCTCCGGCACCGGCCTGGCGGGCGTCGAGGAACTCGCGTCCCAGGCGCGCGCCGTGATCGACGGTGTCGAGCAGTTGGTTCACGACGGCAGCGCCCTGGACTTCCCCGCACCGGTCAAGTACGTCGCGCCGATCGCGTTCAACGTCGTCCCGCTGGCCGGTTCGCTGGTCGACGACGGCTCGGGCGAGACCGACGAGGACCAGAAGCTCCGCAACGAGAGCCGCAAGATCCTGGGCATCCCGGAGCTGGCCGTGTCGGGCACCTGCGTGCGCGTTCCGGTGTTCACCGGACACTCGCTGTCGATCAACGCCGAGTTCGCCCAACCGCTTTCGGCGCAGCGCGCCAAGGAACTGCTGGCCGACGCGCCGGGGGTGAAGCTGGTCGACGTGCCGACGCCGCTGGACGCCGCCGGTGGCGACGAGTCCTTGGTGGGCCGCATCCGGCAGGATCCGGGCGTGCCCGATGGCCGTGGACTCGCGTTGTTCGTGTCGGGAGACAACCTGCGAAAAGGTGCGGCTCTCAACACCATTCAGATCGCCGAACTGCTGGCCCAATCCCTCTAG
- a CDS encoding DUF4185 domain-containing protein, which produces MVAPAHATTDVLLAPGQVVRIGPTAGTGTPTSDYGIGATDLCEFMEFPTELLQVCGDSFAGQGVGFGGWFSPIALHVDRSSLDAPEGVRYTGVTGIGRPLLAEATPPGSSQLPSGVVEINRQNYMLVTVTTRLVPGESRLVKAEAAQTGWKTIPGSARPADYADRRQSQISGYYDRIPTPDSPTGWVYIVANSFDRTQPVTLYRVPPGDFTDRAKWQGFSALPGADGGWGKPPTPLWGGQVGEMSVRQLDGMTVLSYFNATTGNMEIRVAADPTQLGSAPVTTVVQASEWPDRAEDLPSPEDNRLAQPYGGYIAPNSTIDDVRVFVSQWNTESRERAPYRVIQFAVNPFKPGS; this is translated from the coding sequence ATGGTCGCGCCGGCGCACGCCACGACGGATGTCCTGCTGGCGCCCGGTCAGGTGGTCCGCATCGGCCCTACCGCGGGAACCGGAACGCCGACAAGCGATTACGGCATCGGTGCGACCGATCTGTGTGAGTTCATGGAGTTCCCCACCGAACTGCTGCAGGTCTGTGGCGACAGCTTCGCGGGCCAAGGGGTGGGTTTCGGGGGATGGTTCTCGCCGATCGCGCTGCACGTCGACCGATCGTCGCTCGACGCCCCGGAGGGAGTCCGCTACACCGGGGTGACCGGCATCGGCAGGCCGCTGCTGGCGGAGGCGACGCCACCCGGATCGTCGCAGCTGCCGTCGGGTGTGGTGGAGATCAACCGGCAGAACTACATGCTGGTCACCGTCACCACCCGGTTGGTTCCCGGTGAGTCGCGTCTGGTGAAAGCCGAAGCCGCACAGACTGGTTGGAAGACCATCCCGGGCTCCGCCCGACCCGCCGACTACGCCGACCGCCGCCAGTCCCAGATCAGCGGCTACTACGACAGGATTCCGACGCCGGATTCCCCGACCGGCTGGGTGTACATCGTCGCCAACAGTTTCGATCGAACCCAGCCCGTGACGCTGTACCGGGTGCCGCCCGGTGATTTCACCGATCGCGCTAAGTGGCAGGGCTTTTCGGCTCTTCCGGGAGCAGACGGCGGGTGGGGCAAGCCGCCGACCCCGCTGTGGGGTGGCCAGGTGGGGGAGATGAGCGTGCGCCAACTCGACGGCATGACGGTGCTGTCGTACTTCAACGCCACGACGGGAAACATGGAGATCCGGGTGGCCGCGGACCCGACGCAACTGGGCAGCGCACCCGTCACCACCGTCGTGCAGGCATCGGAGTGGCCGGACCGGGCCGAGGATCTGCCGTCCCCAGAGGACAACCGACTGGCCCAGCCCTATGGCGGCTACATCGCGCCGAACTCGACGATCGATGACGTGCGTGTCTTCGTCAGCCAGTGGAACACCGAGTCCCGGGAGCGGGCGCCGTACCGAGTGATCCAGTTCGCGGTGAACCCGTTCAAGCCCGGCTCATAG
- a CDS encoding organic hydroperoxide resistance protein: MSIDVVYTAESTASGGGRDGHVKSADGKIDLDTRPPKEMGGSGEGVNPELLFSAGYSACFLGALRLVARNEKIAIDDASGITAKIGFGKDSDGGFGLTAELIGYLPGLEQATADDLMQKAHQVCPYSKATRGNIDVTLLAKV; this comes from the coding sequence ATGAGCATCGATGTCGTCTACACCGCAGAATCGACCGCGAGCGGCGGAGGCCGCGACGGTCACGTGAAGTCCGCCGACGGGAAGATCGACCTGGACACCCGACCGCCCAAGGAGATGGGCGGCAGCGGCGAGGGGGTCAACCCTGAACTGCTCTTCTCGGCCGGCTACTCGGCGTGCTTCCTCGGGGCCCTGAGGCTGGTGGCCCGCAACGAGAAGATCGCGATCGACGATGCCAGCGGCATCACCGCGAAGATCGGGTTCGGCAAGGATTCCGACGGCGGATTCGGCCTGACCGCCGAACTCATCGGCTATCTGCCCGGCCTCGAGCAGGCCACCGCCGACGACCTGATGCAGAAGGCGCACCAGGTGTGTCCGTACTCCAAGGCCACCCGGGGCAACATCGACGTGACGCTGCTGGCGAAGGTGTGA
- a CDS encoding sensor domain-containing protein — protein MRRASAVAAAATVGCAAVFAAPAQARPSDPGVVNYAVLGKGSVSNIVGGRITEETLFSYPFQAFSVDLPACNNWADIGLPEVYNDPDLASFNGATAQTSPTDDTHFVKQAIGVFATNDAAQRAYRRVMDRTAGCHDQTATMRLDNGVTQVWSFAGGSVGPAEAAWVKQEAGSDRRCFTQTRLRENVLLQAKVCQSGNGGPAVNVLAGAMQNALGQY, from the coding sequence GTGCGGCGGGCGTCGGCCGTGGCGGCTGCCGCGACCGTGGGGTGCGCGGCCGTGTTCGCGGCACCCGCGCAGGCCCGCCCGTCGGACCCCGGCGTGGTGAACTACGCGGTGCTGGGCAAGGGCTCGGTGAGCAATATCGTCGGCGGCCGGATCACAGAAGAAACGCTGTTCAGCTACCCCTTCCAGGCGTTCTCCGTCGACCTCCCGGCCTGCAACAACTGGGCCGACATCGGCCTGCCCGAGGTGTACAACGACCCCGATCTCGCGTCGTTCAACGGAGCGACGGCCCAGACGTCGCCCACCGACGACACACACTTCGTCAAACAGGCCATCGGGGTGTTCGCGACCAACGATGCCGCGCAACGGGCGTACCGCAGGGTTATGGACCGCACGGCGGGGTGTCACGACCAGACGGCGACGATGCGGTTGGACAACGGCGTGACGCAGGTGTGGTCCTTCGCCGGAGGTTCGGTGGGCCCCGCCGAGGCGGCCTGGGTCAAGCAGGAGGCCGGGTCGGACCGGCGCTGCTTCACCCAGACTCGACTGCGGGAGAACGTACTTCTACAGGCGAAAGTCTGTCAGTCGGGCAACGGGGGCCCGGCGGTGAATGTGCTGGCAGGAGCGATGCAGAACGCCTTGGGCCAGTACTGA
- the egtA gene encoding ergothioneine biosynthesis glutamate--cysteine ligase EgtA, with protein MTFVVTDEQHGVRELAGSADAARHIAATSLIDGPTGRVGIEIEAHCIDLTDPMRRPSWTEIQQVIAGLSALPGGSRITVEPGGAVELSGPPEDGAVAAISGMLADRAVLQNAFTEAGLGLLLLGADPLREPRRINPGARYAAMEQFFTASGSADACAAMMTSTASVQVNLDAGPESGWAGRVRLAHALGPTMIAIAANSPLLSGRFTGWASTRQQVWGQLDSARCGPVLGASGEDPASDWARYALKAPVMMVHAPEPVPVLKWVPFIDWADGRVLLGGRRPTTADLDYHLTTLFPPVRPRGWLEIRYLDVLPDALWPAAVFMLTTLLDEPEAAAVAAEAVAPVATAWDTAARLGLRDRHLYDAAVVCVGLAAERAPAELTESMEALVALVSQSRSPADDVADAVVRTGVGPVVTQLARGVS; from the coding sequence ATGACGTTCGTCGTCACCGACGAGCAGCACGGCGTGCGCGAACTGGCGGGTTCGGCGGACGCCGCGCGGCACATTGCTGCGACCAGCCTGATCGACGGCCCCACGGGCCGCGTGGGCATCGAGATCGAGGCACACTGCATCGATCTGACTGACCCGATGCGTCGGCCCTCGTGGACGGAGATCCAGCAGGTCATCGCGGGTCTGTCGGCGCTTCCCGGCGGCAGCCGAATCACCGTGGAACCGGGCGGGGCGGTCGAACTGTCGGGTCCACCCGAGGACGGCGCAGTCGCGGCGATCAGCGGGATGCTGGCCGACCGCGCAGTGCTGCAGAACGCCTTCACCGAGGCGGGCCTCGGGCTGCTGCTGCTCGGGGCCGACCCCCTGCGGGAACCCCGTCGGATCAACCCCGGCGCGCGCTACGCGGCGATGGAGCAGTTCTTCACCGCCAGCGGATCGGCTGACGCCTGTGCCGCGATGATGACCTCGACCGCTTCAGTGCAGGTCAACCTCGACGCTGGACCTGAATCGGGCTGGGCTGGAAGGGTTCGGCTGGCTCATGCGTTGGGACCGACGATGATCGCGATCGCCGCCAACTCGCCGCTGTTGAGCGGCCGGTTCACGGGGTGGGCCTCCACCCGTCAGCAGGTGTGGGGCCAGCTGGATTCCGCGCGTTGCGGGCCCGTCCTGGGAGCCAGCGGCGAGGACCCGGCCTCCGACTGGGCGCGGTATGCGTTGAAGGCCCCCGTGATGATGGTGCACGCCCCCGAACCAGTCCCGGTGCTGAAATGGGTGCCGTTCATTGACTGGGCGGACGGCCGGGTGCTGCTGGGCGGGCGCCGCCCCACCACCGCGGACCTCGACTACCACCTGACGACGTTGTTCCCGCCCGTGCGCCCGCGCGGGTGGCTGGAGATCCGCTACCTCGACGTCCTTCCGGACGCGTTGTGGCCCGCGGCCGTGTTCATGCTGACCACACTGCTCGACGAGCCGGAGGCGGCGGCCGTCGCGGCCGAGGCGGTCGCCCCGGTGGCCACAGCCTGGGACACCGCCGCACGCCTCGGCCTGCGCGATCGGCACCTGTACGACGCCGCCGTGGTGTGCGTCGGCCTGGCTGCCGAACGCGCGCCAGCCGAGCTGACTGAGTCGATGGAAGCGCTGGTCGCATTGGTCAGCCAGAGTCGCAGCCCCGCAGACGATGTCGCCGATGCGGTGGTCCGGACCGGCGTCGGCCCCGTGGTCACCCAACTGGCCCGAGGAGTCTCATGA